One genomic region from Anopheles bellator chromosome 2, idAnoBellAS_SP24_06.2, whole genome shotgun sequence encodes:
- the LOC131210512 gene encoding protein atonal-like, which translates to MASDFSRHQSFYYYGHEAMPQCGVNVKMEHLEVPSTLADGYAGSAMYGFGQVTTASSAPMVQQTSAVAPNVVVLPGFMDNSYPESWMTPSPSSFGSESPEYYSLANSPQRSFIDVEEYKENLLGMQRQQHQQQQQQQQPSTTQMSPPTLPLSPPLGAHAQQQCLGNRSAGASQASAPPTGTSLPVKKRQYNRKPKVKQPEQLPATAATEATSATELSCLTFTKTFTKPATQDPAPHLESHPTGALLMTTSGGCPVIGKRKRKLVSPQIKKKRRLAANARERKRMQSLNDAFDRLRQYLPSLGNDRQLSKHETLQMAQTYITALYELLQ; encoded by the coding sequence ATGGCGAGTGACTTTAGCCGGCATCAATCGTTCTACTACTATGGCCACGAAGCGATGCCTCAGTGCGGTGTAAACGTAAAAATGGAGCATCTGGAAGTGCCTTCGACACTCGCCGACGGTTACGCCGGTTCGGCGATGTACGGGTTCGGTCAGGTGACCACGGCCTCCAGTGCACCCATGGTGCAGCAAACTTCCGCCGTGGCCCCGAACGTGGTGGTTCTGCCCGGGTTCATGGACAACTCATACCCGGAAAGCTGGATGACACCGAGCCCGTCGAGTTTCGGGTCCGAAAGCCCCGAGTACTACTCGCTGGCCAACTCGCCCCAGCGCAGCTTCATCGACGTCGAGGAGTACAAGGAAAATCTGCTCGGCAtgcagcggcaacagcatcagcagcaacagcagcaacagcaaccatcCACGACCCAGATGTCACCGCCGACTCTTCCCCTGTCGCCACCACTCGGTGCCCATGCCCAGCAGCAGTGCTTGGGTAACCGCTCGGCCGGGGCTTCTCAGGCGTCCGCCCCACCAACGGGGACTAGCCTGCCGGTCAAGAAGCGTCAGtacaaccggaaaccgaaagtCAAACAACCGGAACAGCTACCGGCCACCGCGGCAACCGAAGCTACCTCCGCCACGGAACTGTCCTGTCTGACGTTCACCAAAACGTTCACGAAACCTGCGACCCAGGACCCGGCACCTCATCTAGAATCCCACCCGACCGGAGCGCTCCTGATGACGACCAGCGGCGGCTGTCCTGTAATCGGGAAGCGGAAGCGCAAACTGGTGTCACCGCAGATCAAGAAGAAGCGGCGGCTGGCGGCCAACGCACGCGAGCGGAAGCGGATGCAGAGCCTAAACGATGCCTTCGATCGGCTGCGACAGTACCTGCCCTCGCTGGGAAACGATCGGCAGCTCTCCAAGCACGAAACCCTGCAGATGGCACAGACCTACATCACCGCGCTGTACGAGCTGCTGCAGTAG